One genomic segment of Ricinus communis isolate WT05 ecotype wild-type chromosome 5, ASM1957865v1, whole genome shotgun sequence includes these proteins:
- the LOC8281764 gene encoding uncharacterized protein LOC8281764: protein MYHEHHLPCLHCQPQEYIRMVQHLIERCLLFHMSRDDCIKALEKHANIQPVITLAVWRGLLKENKGFFQAYFDAISPAFSSRFPWKEYNNFGRRKQWK from the exons ATGTATCATGAGCATCACCTCCCTTGTTTGCATTGCCAACCGCAAGAGTATATCAGGATG GTTCAACATTTGATAGAGCGGTGCCTCCTTTTTCATATGAGTAGAGATGACTGCATCAAGGCACTGGAAAAGCATGCTAACATTCAACCTGTAATCACTCTTGCAG TATGGAGAGGGCTACTTAAAGAGAATAAGGGCTTCTTCCAAGCATATTTTGATGCTATTTCTCCTGCCTTTAGCA GTAGATTTCCTTGGAAAGAATACAACAACTTCGGGAGAAGAAAGCAATGGAAGTGA